From the Pangasianodon hypophthalmus isolate fPanHyp1 chromosome 17, fPanHyp1.pri, whole genome shotgun sequence genome, one window contains:
- the rab38b gene encoding ras-related protein Rab-38: MHRSQKDHLYKILVIGDLGVGKTSIIKRYVHQTYSTNYRATIGVDFALKVLNWDSETVRLQLWDIAGQERFGNMTRVYYREAMGAFIVFDVTRPTTFEAVTKWKEDLDSKLTLANGKSITTVLLANKCDQSKDILVNNGLKMDQFCQENGFVGWFETSAKENLNINEAANFLVKHIIASENDILKSVVPDTISPQLTTTTKTSCSACFRP, translated from the exons ATGCACCGCAGTCAGAAAGACCACTTGTACAAAATCCTCGTTATCGGCGATTTAGGTGTGGGCAAGACCAGCATCATTAAGCGCTATGTGCATCAGACCTACTCGACGAACTACAGAGCCACCATCGGGGTGGACTTCGCCCTCAAAGTTCTCAACTGGGACTCGGAGACCGTGAGACTGCAGCTGTGGGACATAGCAG GTCAGGAGCGCTTTGGGAACATGACGCGGGTTTACTACAGAGAGGCCATGGGGGCGTTCATTGTTTTCGATGTCACCAGACCCACAACATTCGAAGCAGTCACCAAATGGAAGGAGGACCTGGACTCAAAGTTGACACTTGCCAATGGCAAAAGCATTACCACTGTGCTTCTGGCCAACAAGTGTGACCAAAGCAAAGACATTCTGGTCAATAATGGTCTGAAGATGGACCAGTTCTGCCAAGAAAACGGATTTGTGGGATGGTTTGAAACCTCAGCCAAG GAAAATCTAAATATCAATGAAGCTGCAAATTTCCTGGTCAAGCACATCATTGCCAGCGAGAACGATATTCTCAAATCAGTGGTTCCCGACACCATTTCCCCTCAGCTGACCACAACCACGAAGACGAGCTGCTCTGCATGTTTCAGACCCTAA